AGTTCGTCAATGCGCAGCAGCCCCCGGTCGGCCAGGTCGAACAATGTGCCCAGGGCGTTGGCCCAGGTGGGGCCGGCCGTTTCGGTGGTAATGGCTCCGGCAACGCCCGGCTTTAAATCGCCGGGTGGGTTGTAGAGGGTTTGTTTGCTTGTCAGCCGGGGCGGCTTGTTTTGCCGCCAATACGCGGCGTAGCCACCCACACCGCCGGCAAGAAGCAGCGCGGCCGGCGCCAGCCAATAAGGTATTTGCGCCTGCTGCGCCCTCCCGTGCTGCGGCGCGGGCTTGCTCGCTGATTTGCCATGCCGGCGGCGACGAAGTCAGGCTGCCCGGCGCGAAGGAAAGCCCCACCACCAGCGGCGAATTGGGCTGCAAATCGGTCACGCGGAAGGTGACTGTGCCGGATTGCTGGCTGATTTGCGCCGCGCCGTCATAGACTTGTGGTTCGGCGATGAGATTGGTAGATGGGGGGTAGTGGACGGCCGTTTCGCTGCTGCCAATCGAATACGCATATTCATCCGGCAGGGACTGCCACCGCAAGGCGTCGGCGGCCGATTCCTGGCGCATCACGCCCTGCGCCCGATATGTCAGCACAAAAGTGCGCGTTGTGTTGCTGGTGGCCTCCATGTGCCAGGTCACCCGCAGCGGATTGCTGCCGGCCACCTCCATTTGCCCGGCGCCGCTGCCCAGGCCATAAGGCAGACCATCCACCGTGGCGCTGATAATGTCCAGGCCATCGGTGTGGTCCGTGGGTAGTTCACGAAACACAAAGGTGAATGGGCCGCCGACAAAATCGAAAATGACGGTCTCTGTCACCAGGAGAGAGCCGCCTTCTTCAACAGTGATGTCCACATCGAACCGCTGCGCGCTGTACACTTTTTCTTGAGCTTGGGTAACGCCCATAGTTAAGCACAGCGCTGTTAACAACACGGCGCTGACCCACAATTGACGCTTTTTCATCTCAAATCTCCTTTATGTGCGGTGCGCCAGCACTGTGCTGGCATGTCGCCGATTGCGAATCGGCGCTTTTCTCTTCGTGGTGGTGGGCTGTGATCTGGTGTACTGACCACAATTATATATACGTCAGCCATTCATGGTTTGTTGCGGGACACGACTGTAACCGTCCCGGTGGGCAAAGGTATAGATTCGCGCCTTTGCCCACCCGCCTGCCAGTGTTACAATCCAGCGCGTGAAGTGCATCATCCAGATTCCCTGTTTTAACGAAGCCGAGACTCTGCCGCAGACGTTGGCCGGTTTGCCGCAAAGCATTCCGGGCATTGACTGCCTGGAATGGTTGGTGATTGATGATGGCAGCGACGATGACACGGCCGTACTCGCCCAATCTCTCGGCGTCCACCACGTTATTCGCCACCGGCAAAACCTGGGGCTGGCCCGCGCTTTCCAGACCGGGCTGGATGCCTGCCTGCACCTGGGGGCGGACATCATCGTCAACACCGACGCCGATAACCAATATCCCGGCCGCTACATCCCGCAGTTGGTCGCCCCGGTGTTGGGCGGCCGGGCCGACATTGTGATTGCCGACCGTCAGGTGGGGCAAATTGCCCATTTTTCGCCGGCAAAGCGCTTTTTGCAGAAGTTTGGCAGTTGGATGGTGCGCACGGTCAGCGGCACGGCCGTGCCCGATGCCGCCAGTGGCTTTCGGGCGTATTCGCGCGAAGCGGCGCTGCGGCTGAACATTCTGACACGTTTTAGCTACACCCTGGAGACAATTATTCAGGCCGGTAAGTTGGGTCTGGCGGTGGTGAGTGTGCCTATTGAGACGAATATGACGGAACGGCCGTCTCGTTTGCAAAAAAACATGTGGCACTTCATCAAAGCCCAGGCCGGCACCATCATGCGCCTGTACGCTTTTTACGAGCCGCTGCGCACCTTTAGTTATATCGCCTTGCCCTTTTTGTTGGCCGGACTGTTTACCTGGCTGCGCTTTTTCTATTTTGTATTCGTAGGGGACAGCGGTATTGGCCGTTATGTCCAATCACTGACCATCGGCACGGGTCTGCTGCTGGTGGGGGTGATTACCCTGCTGTTTGGCATCCAGGCCGACATTGCCAGCAAACACCGCCAGCTTACGCAGGAAATGCTGTATCGCTTGAAGAAGTTGGAACTGAGTTCCAGTGATGAGTGACCAGTGTTCAGTGTTCAGTGTTCATTCGGTGATACCTCCGACTACAAACTGAAATCTGGTCACTGAATACTGGTCACTGACTACTGATTACTGGATACTGATTACTGACTACGGCGCTAGGGCACAGGGGTGGTGGGGATATTGGCCGGGTCGGCCGGATAAATTAGCCCGACGCTGTTGGCCGGGACCCAGCCGCGGGTATAGCCATCTTCCAGCTGAATCAGATACCACAGGTTGTCGGGCGTTTTGGCTACCAGAGAGGCGATCATCCCCCGCGTCAGGGTGGTGATGGATTGGTAGTCTGGTCCGGCGGCGATGCGCAGTTCCACCGTTTGCGCGCCAGAAGTCCCCTTGATCACAATTTCCGGCAGCGAGACGAGCGGCCTGTTGTCGGGTGGCGTGGTCTGGACGATGGGTGTGCCTGGCGCGGAAGGTGGCACGGCCGTTCCCGCTCCTGGCGTAGGAATCATCAACTCTTGTCCTACGGCGATGGTATTGACATTGAACAGGCCGTTGGCGGTGGCGATGTCCTGGATGGTAACATTGTACAGACGGGCGATGCTGTTCAGCGTATCCCCTTGTTTGACGACGTACACAATGGGCGTGCTGGTCACGTCGGGTGTCAGCGTGGGCACGGGCGATTCTTCGATGATGTACATACGCGGGGTTTCTGTGCCGATGGGGGTGGGCGTTGGTTGGGCCGTGAGCGTGAGATTACCGGCCATAACGGTCG
This DNA window, taken from Candidatus Leptovillus gracilis, encodes the following:
- a CDS encoding glycosyltransferase family 2 protein; translation: MKCIIQIPCFNEAETLPQTLAGLPQSIPGIDCLEWLVIDDGSDDDTAVLAQSLGVHHVIRHRQNLGLARAFQTGLDACLHLGADIIVNTDADNQYPGRYIPQLVAPVLGGRADIVIADRQVGQIAHFSPAKRFLQKFGSWMVRTVSGTAVPDAASGFRAYSREAALRLNILTRFSYTLETIIQAGKLGLAVVSVPIETNMTERPSRLQKNMWHFIKAQAGTIMRLYAFYEPLRTFSYIALPFLLAGLFTWLRFFYFVFVGDSGIGRYVQSLTIGTGLLLVGVITLLFGIQADIASKHRQLTQEMLYRLKKLELSSSDE
- a CDS encoding LysM peptidoglycan-binding domain-containing protein — encoded protein: MPTEEAAAAPQPEIQSPGPEAQQPELPPVYQPEEELPDGVSLAPTGPATPTAELIPPTPRAKPIVPAETIPSSTAPTANDERQTLADLFHTLPLGARVGIVVVLAILLTLAVLATFWPSPQQTDANDAAATVMAGNLTLTAQPTPTPIGTETPRMYIIEESPVPTLTPDVTSTPIVYVVKQGDTLNSIARLYNVTIQDIATANGLFNVNTIAVGQELMIPTPGAGTAVPPSAPGTPIVQTTPPDNRPLVSLPEIVIKGTSGAQTVELRIAAGPDYQSITTLTRGMIASLVAKTPDNLWYLIQLEDGYTRGWVPANSVGLIYPADPANIPTTPVP